The Gammaproteobacteria bacterium genomic sequence TGGGCTCGACATCAAAGAGCTGCAGGCGGTGATCAACTTTGATATGGCCAACGAAGCGGAAGTCCACGTGCACCGTATCGGCCGCACCGGCCGCGCCGACAAAGAAGGCTTGGCCATTAGCCTGTTCATGGCCAACGAGATCCATCGGGTCAAAGCCATTGAAGACTATCAAAACAGCCCCGTCACCATGGAAAGTACAACCCAACTCAAACTGCGTGACAACTTCCGCCTCAGCCCGCCCATGGTGACACTCAGCGTTAACGGCGGGCGCAAAGACAAACTCCGCCCCGGCGATATCCTGGGCGCTCTTACCGCCAACACCGCAGCAAGCAACACCCAACTCAACGGTAAAATGATCGGTAAAATCGACCTCTTCGACAACATTGCCTATATCGCCGTAGAGCGACCCATCGCCAAACAGGCAGTGAAGATCCTCACTGAAGGGAAAATAAAGGGGAGAAAGTTTAAGGTGAGAAGGTTACGCTAAATCTCAGCAACCCTTTGATCTTAACTGCAATATCAACTTCGATATCAGCTGCGATATTAACTACATCTACATCACCGAACCCCCGAGAACATTACAATTAACGAACACATCAGGCCCCTGTTAATAGATCACAAACCTAACGTGAATATTCACGTTTTTTTATCTTCCCCCCCTAATCGATTCGCCTACAATAGCTGCACAAAAGATTTCGATAATCATAAGTTGGTTTCTGGAGGGAAACAATGAATTTGGGAGCGATAGTCACTTTAAAGAACGATGGCGCAGTATATCTTCTGGACAGTCTGTCACCGGACCAATATTTTACCCGTCAAAACCTGGCTTGCGCCCTAATTTCGCAAAGCACATACGACAACATGTCCTATGAAAACGAACTTCACACGGACATCAGCATGAATGTGTACAACCTCTCCAACGGAACCAGCGTTGGGCGAATCAAATACAAAGACACTCTTTACCATTTGGTTTGGGGTAACGAAGCCAAGGCAAAAGAAACAGCCACGGTAATTGGAAAATTTATTGCACAAAAATCTCACAGCCGCCAACCTGCACTGCAAGTGGTTTTTAATGGCTTCAATAAACATACTCATGACCTGGGAACGGTGGATTACAAAACAATAACTATTTCCGACCTGGCCCATGACGTTATAACAGGCTAAATTGACGTAGCCAGAATGCTCTAATAGCGCCCACCGGTAGTGTAATTTGTAAAAGAAAGGGAGAGTTATCTATACTCTCCCTTATAATTTGCGATGAGTTTTCGCTACTAATCACTCAACTGTTTTTGAATTTCTTCGCGCAATGTAGCCGGGCGAAAAGGCTTGGAAATGTAGAAATCCGCACCTGCCTCAAAGCCCCTTGCAATATCTTCTTTTGAAGCAAAACCTGACAAAATAATTACGGGAATATGCCGGGTTTTATCATTATCATGCAGTTGCTTACAAACTTCGAGACCGGTCATACCGGGCATCGCCACATCAAGCAGTATAAGATCCGGCAGCCTATCCTCAACGCTTTTTAAACATTGCAGGCCATCTCCAACACATTTGATTTCATACTCATCCATTAGCATCTCTTCTATGAGCAAAAGATTCACCGGCTCGTCATCAGCTGCAAGAATATATTTCATATGGCCTCTGCATATATTGGGTTTTCACCGCTCACGCTGAGCACAGGTATTCTGAATACAAATTCTGCACCCCCTGACTCCGACTCCTGACACCAAATGATTCCATTATGTGCTTTAATCAGTTCACGTGATATTGCCAACCCCAACCCCGTACCCGTCATTTTGTCATTGACGGTACTGGTCTGGGAAAATTTGTCGAAAATGCGTTCTCGACTTTCTTTCGGTACACCAACACCCTGATCCGCCACGCTTATCTGCAATGCGTTGACTGCATTACCCTCTATTTGTGTTACTGATGAAATTACGATTGTTATCGTTGAATTTTCCGGGGCGAACTTTATGGCATTATTAAGCAGGTTTAGGATCACCTGAGACAAACGTCCAATATCACATTCAGCATTAAAATAGGACGTATTTTCAACCACTGTTATATTCAAATGATACTGATTTATCAGCCCCTGCTGCTCCATAATACAGTCATCGATAATGGCCCTTACATTTTGATTGGTGAAACTCAACTCCATTTTACCGGCTTCGAGCTTGCTGAGATCCAACAAATCGTCGAGCAGTGTTTTCAGCCTACCGCCACTTTTGCTGATGGTATCAAAGTACTTCTGCATTTTTTCAGTCTCAGCCTTTTCAAAACCCAGCTGAGAAAACGCAATTATTCCATGCAGCGGAGTGCGTAACTCATGGCTCATTTTGTGAAGGAATTCACTCTTGGCCCTATTCGCAGCCTCTGATTTTTCCACCAGGTTATGCAGCTGTTTTTCTTTTTGTTTCTTTTCAGTGAGATCACGGATGATGGTGGAGAATATCCTTTCCTTCTTGTTCAGAATAACTTCAGTGACCGATATTTCTATTGGAAATATCTCACCGTTTTTACGCTGGGCATAAAACTCTTGCGTGTTATTGGTTTCTTCACCTTCGCCCAATTTGTAAAATGAAGACAGGAAATTGTTGGATGCGTTGTCGATACTGTTTGCGATAATAACGTTTACATTGGCCCCAACAATTTCATCTTCCGTGTAACCAAACATTTTGTGGGCCGAGTCATTAAAGTCAGTCACAATACCTTTATCGTCCGTGGTAATGATTGCGTCCACCGCAAGTTTAACCAGGGATCTTAGTTTCTCTTCATTGGCTATAGTTTTGTGAGTTTGAATCTCCAGACTCTTTGCCCATCGTCGCGTATGAGAAATAAACACGCCCAGAATTGGCGCCGCAAAAACCAAAAATAACACAGAGACAATAAGCGTTAACTCCAACTCTTTCTTGAGCAATTCATCTATATAGCCCGTGGTAATATCAGCACCAACTACAAACTTTGTCCCGTCCTTGGACACATAAGGAATCACAACGCTGCGAAAGCTTCCCCAATGATCGGTGGTATCGTGAAACAAGGGCTCAGTCACTTCAAAAGATTTAAAAAAATGGGGTTGGGCTTCTTCATAGGGATAGAAATAGTAACCCCCACCATCCAGCTCCGCCATGTCTTTTTCTGTACCGTTACCCATGGTGAAGTAGATTTTATTGTCTACCTTGATCGCTGAATATAGGTAATAAACGTGATTTATTCTGGCGTATTCATTGGAACGCAATACAAGCTCACGATCCACTTCTTTCGTTAAATCACCTTTTTTCATATTTTTATTGTGTAGATCAGCAGGAACAATATTAAGATAATTACGCGCTGCCAGCTCCAACCTCGCGTCGAGGTCCGCCAGGAGTTCTTTCTTTGAGACCTGATAGTTGTAAAAGGAAAAAACAAAAACCCAGACGACATATACTGATGCCGCAATAAGGAAATACTTATAATTCAGACTATTGGACACTTTTCGATTTAACTCTTCCATCAACAAGGGCATATCCCCGGGGTACAGTATTTGTATCGGTAGGACCCATGGGGACTTTGTTAATAATTGTTAAATAT encodes the following:
- a CDS encoding response regulator, which codes for MKYILAADDEPVNLLLIEEMLMDEYEIKCVGDGLQCLKSVEDRLPDLILLDVAMPGMTGLEVCKQLHDNDKTRHIPVIILSGFASKEDIARGFEAGADFYISKPFRPATLREEIQKQLSD
- a CDS encoding PAS domain-containing sensor histidine kinase, which gives rise to MEELNRKVSNSLNYKYFLIAASVYVVWVFVFSFYNYQVSKKELLADLDARLELAARNYLNIVPADLHNKNMKKGDLTKEVDRELVLRSNEYARINHVYYLYSAIKVDNKIYFTMGNGTEKDMAELDGGGYYFYPYEEAQPHFFKSFEVTEPLFHDTTDHWGSFRSVVIPYVSKDGTKFVVGADITTGYIDELLKKELELTLIVSVLFLVFAAPILGVFISHTRRWAKSLEIQTHKTIANEEKLRSLVKLAVDAIITTDDKGIVTDFNDSAHKMFGYTEDEIVGANVNVIIANSIDNASNNFLSSFYKLGEGEETNNTQEFYAQRKNGEIFPIEISVTEVILNKKERIFSTIIRDLTEKKQKEKQLHNLVEKSEAANRAKSEFLHKMSHELRTPLHGIIAFSQLGFEKAETEKMQKYFDTISKSGGRLKTLLDDLLDLSKLEAGKMELSFTNQNVRAIIDDCIMEQQGLINQYHLNITVVENTSYFNAECDIGRLSQVILNLLNNAIKFAPENSTITIVISSVTQIEGNAVNALQISVADQGVGVPKESRERIFDKFSQTSTVNDKMTGTGLGLAISRELIKAHNGIIWCQESESGGAEFVFRIPVLSVSGENPIYAEAI